Sequence from the Erythrolamprus reginae isolate rEryReg1 chromosome 2, rEryReg1.hap1, whole genome shotgun sequence genome:
aattggtttACTTCACACGGAATGACTCCATATCAaaataatgctttttaaaaattccattagCAATAACAGTATGTAAAATGGAAATTTTACATGGAACAAAGTCACTAGGAGACTTAcctatttgtaaaatttattgtcTGCCAATCTTACCACAGAGTAAATCTGAGCAGCTTACAATCATGATGACGTGTGCGTTTGagttgttctgctggcgtgtgccacacgcccttaattacaggttaattaatccaagcagacacacacagagaatagaatgcaaataaatgttctttatcaacagaagagaagaaaaaactcccttttaaacttcaaagggatttcttgtacaaacaaggcacacttggaatacaatCCAAGAACGGTGTCCCataataaatccaattactaacccagtaactgagaattggctcacagctactgttgtccaaacgcttataaacactcacaatgaatttTAGTCCAGAGTCCGGGAATCCTAACAAAGTCTTGaatacagcaaggcacggtcttgacgaactacgatcagataatcttccacaacggctaagctagcacgctgctcttttatcagcagctctaattactggagccccacccaaccacaggtggcctctcttatctcctataatatgtctacgcatgcgtggctctgtcataggttcatcatcagaATCCaatgaagataaggaagattgatctcctcctgggctgtcagccaagcccccctcttccatttcacccacacttccttcgtcattggataattcactagctgactctgtcgggagcaaaacaagcctgtgacttgtggatgttttcccctcatccacctccacattccttgggagaggagctgggccagagctaaccacaacatgagtgtgcaaataaaatattatatatttattgccactttttctaattttaatgtCTCATATAATCCCTTGTGTTTCACTTATCATGACCATAATAAATTTGTGATACGATTTCCACAAATGGTATGTGCCTCACTTCTTCATTCAAGTATTACAGTATTACTTGTATCTCTCATGTGAATTATATTATTCAGGAAAATAAGGTGTATTTGAATAAGTTATAAATATTGTAGACTAAAAAAAAACTTCAGCAGGGAAGGTGACATTGCAAGATAAACAGTGAGTCAATTGCAATTTCACAGCACTTTATTTGTCCAAAATCATTCTTAGAAGGTGTTGTTTATACTGGCTTGTTGGCCTTTAATTACAATGGTGTCATGTTTCACAGTGATTCTGAAAAAGGGATGCAATGATGTTGAACAAGAAAATGAAATCCCATGCACAAACTTCTATTTGTCTGCATAAAAATGGATTCAACTTTGACTGCTTTACAGGGGACTGGGAAATTCTGGCAATAGCTCTCTTATTGCGACCAATGTCACTCTCCCTACTTGTATTTTTAATAATCTTTAGTGAtgaaattttaatatatttattggatttttaattaataattgtgTATGGTCTaaagctgtgatggtgaacctatggcatgtgtgccagaggtggcacgcagagcccccTCTGCGGGCATGTGTGCCGTCGCCCCAGCTCAGCCAACTGATCGCTGGATTGCCGAggtgtgcatgctggccagctggtcatcAGGTTACAATACCTCTGGCATGCGCGCATGAATGTGCCTTCTGGTTTAAGCAAGAAACTCTGTGCctaaaaggttcactatcactggtctACAGTCACATTCTTACAAGATAGGTGGCCAtataagagtgtgtgtgtgtgtgtgagcgcgTGAATGCATTTAAATAACTCTTGGAATCACTCTGGGTAGTAACAGGGGTGGCTGATATTGTTCAACATAATAAATACTGAAGGAGCATATTTGCCCCACATGTGAAGAACATTTGAACTAAATATTTTCCTCTTGTAGCATATTACAGAGCTCATTATATAGAAAATACTGAAATATAGCAtgccaatttaaaataaatatccacAAAATTGATGTCATGGCTAGCGagttttgattttcttttctaaTCTCTTAGActagggggtaggcaaagttggctcttctatgccttgtggacttcaactcccagaattcctgaacctatcatgctagctcaggaattctgggagttgaagtccacatgtcatagaagagcctactTTGCCTACCTGTCTTAGACAATGAAAACACTACCTTGAAAGATCAAGAAAGTCAAAAGAATCTCTAAAATCTGTGTGTCAATGTTGAGCGATAGATCTCCGCTCTGACCAGTACTATGAATGAGTGATGACTGTATGATTGGGTATTTTAATTTGTAATactgggttttaatttttttacttgtttttattttatgtattgttctttttattgttgtaagccgccctgagcctgcTAGGAGAAAGGCAtcctataaatttgaaaaatgaataaaaaaacacTTAGCAGATTCCTTTAAAAGTCCACTGGTACCTATGCAAAGGAATAAGAAATCTTGCTCTAGAAGTGTTTTATTATGTTCCatccttctatttatttatctacatcTTTAGCTTCCAATTAACaccaaatgaaattcaatgactTGAACATTTTTTTATCCTTTGAGGATTTTTAAGCTTTCAAAAGCCTTGTTTTATGCAGCTGAAAACCACTTGAAACTAAGCCTTTCAGTAGAGCACCAGACTTGATAAATGTATAccaactatttaaaaaaattgttacttTAAATCTCTACAGGCTATCTTTTAATGCTATAGAGATAGTCCTGgagttacaaccatttgtttactgATTGTTTGAAGATTAAACAGCACTAGGAAAATTGACTTTTTCATTCATAAccatccctatggtcacatgatcaaaatttggatgcttggcaactgatatgcatttatgacagttgtagtagtcccagggtcacgtgatcactttttgtgaccttttgacaagaaAAATCAATTGGTCAGTTAGATTCACTTAACTATGTAACAATCTCAGTGAGTCACTTAACTATGGCaaggaaaggttgtaaaaatgaGCCAAAACCTATTTAACAACTATTTTGtctagcaatggaaatttgggactcaattgtgatcataagtcaaggactattagTATTTTGTTATGATCCGAGAACTATTCCTTTCAAACCCTCTTTCCAAAATTATGTAACCCGATTACATAACCAGATTACCAGACTACATCTGTCATGATTCTCCCACACCCTGAATGTCATAATTTTAGCTACACCTTAGGTCTTGGGTGCTATTAGTGCTTCTGTAAGCATTGCAGAAATGCTTacgaaagaggggggaggagagggagggagagagaaatctaAAGGAGCATCAAGATGCAATACCCATATTTACACCCATAAATATATGTTTCTATCACTATTTTTCTGTCAGCTGCATTTATCAAGATGCTATGTAACCCATGAAGATTTGTACCACACAGTCACTGTATCACAATGCGATACTGAAGTATAAAAAGCGTCTTTTATATCTCAACAGGAATTCTAACCACGACTTTGGTTACTCTGCACATTATCTATCACCTGTCTTTACAGTCTTACAGAATTTGAAGCCACCTTCTGCTTGTTTGAACTTTTTTTAAACCCCACCAATATTTCCCAGAGTGAAAACAGGAAGCATTAGACACCCACTGCTCTATTACCCTTTTTTTCAAcgttttttaaagaagatattggacacaACTATTTGTCTAAAACGGGTACAGGGTTTGCTacatgagcagggggttggactagaagacctccaaggtcccttccaactctagttaTTCTGTAACTGTATTCGGGTGGCCTTTTTCTGGACTGGTGAAAGGAACATCAAATCCAAACAATAAGCCTTCAAAACACacatatgccaagaccttcatacctgtacccgtgaaaacctacgaaaacatacatacacacacatctacGAAaatctacatacacacacacacattttctaaAACGATTCCTAAGTCAAAGAAATGGCAGGAAGCCAAAGAACGGCAGAACCAAAGCAAAATGCTAGgctcttgagactttcaagaggagattgggcggcccatttgtctgaaatggtacagggactTTCTGCTTGAgcggagggggttggactagatgacctccaaggtctcttccaactctagtcgtaaggagggggttggactagatgacctccaaggtcccttccaactctagtcgtaatctaatctaatcgccCTCCTTCGCTCCGAAAAACATTTAGTTACATTTAGGTGCACGCACAAGCCGCGGTCCGGGGGGCTAAAGGCGGGGAAAGGGCCGGGAGGCCGTCAAGCCCTTCCCGAGCCAGAGCGAGAAGGAAAGGCAGAGGCGCCGCTCACCGGACGGTCCGGATGACGAAGTAAACGATGAGGGCAGCGCTGGCCAGGACCAGCACCGAAAGGGCGCGCTGGGTCATGGGCTGGTTGACCTCCGAGTGGGGGGGCGCAGCGGCCATGCTGCCGTTCCCGTTCACACCGCCCCGCGCTTCCTGGACGATAGAAGAGCCGCTGCCGCTCGGCGTGCCCGAGGGCGCATTGCCGGAGCCCACTCGCCCGGCTGGCAGAGGGGGATGCGGCAACGGGGCTTTCGCGGTGGGATGCGGGGGAGGCGTCGCTCCTCCTCTGCACAGCGCGGCCGCCCACAGCAGTGCCAGCAAAAGCGACAGCGGCGGCCAAAGCCGCCGCATGGCACCCCAAACTAAGCCTGAGGCCAGGCGGAGCGCGGCCTAAGCCCCGCCGGTTTCTCGGCGGAAGGAAGCCGAGAAGGCGGAAGTGCTCATCTTTCCGGCGACTGAAATCGCTGCCATGGACGCCCAGCGACGCTTAGGAAGCTTCAGCTCCGCCCCTCCGCTCCAGTTCCTGCCACGTGACCGAGGACCCTGCGAGGGCGCCTGCGCAATAGTTGTCGCCGCGGTGGTTGCTTTGAGATGAGTTTGGGGAGTCGGGGAGGTGGAAGAGGAATTGACAGAAAGAGACGCGCTTTTGGAATGCCAGATAGGGACCAGATTTGTTTCCTTGGTGATAACTGTTGTCCCAACATTTCtattccatccatccgtccacaTTTGGATGATTTGCTTTGCGTTTAGGATGAttgtctctctttcctttttttttttttgctgaatatttaaaattaagggatactaggatagcgctatttcggccttgttcaggcctcatcagctagccataccattaccgggatttgatcctggggcctctgccttgtaaggcacagaattaacctctaagccaccagatctgatcccttcagctttgtaccagggaggggctatactgtatatgtttttttctgttggatcacactggtatattgaaggaacagatctgtctgtctgtctgtctctctctctgtctctctctctctctctctctctctaatctaatccatccatccatccatctatctatcatgccacccttctcaaccaactcagggtggtttacaacagaatagatacaaatataaaacatgtaagaaatctaatattaaaaatctaaaaattctAAAACCAAATTTCCCCTAAAAACACAAtgatccacattcatccaactggATTTAGCCATTCACGACATTGGCCGGAGTTAGTTCTTGACATTCACCACCACGTCATCTAGGTCATGGATGGCaaatggactttctgttttttctttccaaatggactttctagtttttctttggaGACATTTTACTTCTAGTCCAAGAAGTAaattcttaaaagaaaaaccagaaacctaagtcctcttgaaaaaaaatcacGTGTGGGACGACCCTGATTTGGATGACCGAGAATATCTTTAGACATTTACCAATGCACTTTGGGATGAGCACTCTTCAAATGGTGCAGGTATACGAACAGATTTCCAGAATTATTTGAAGATTACAGGAACCATTTGTGCTCAGAGtttaagaagctttttggatgagatgcgaaacatattcaaagaaaaaccaaaaagttcAGTGgcttcttgaaaaagtacctttgggatatTTTGAATACTCACTCATAGATGCTCCTGTTTCTATTGACTAGAGCTCAACATTTCCTGTGCCTGCAAGAATAAAGGAAATAAGCAATTAGTAGTAGTTAGATAATAAACCACCCAAACTTTTACCTATTAGCCATGCCAGCTGTTCTACCTGTTGTGCAgttgaagagattttttaaatGAGGAACATCAAAAGTTGCCTTAAACCAGATAAACGGATCTATGAAACTGTAATGTAGATTTCAGCCTGGTTTGGGCTTGATGTTTTCTCTGAATCCAGCTATTTTATTTTGTAAACAAGGTTAATAGTGTAATTAATGTCTGCTGTGTGAACTCGCTGGATTAATCAATAAACCAGTTACCATAATTatgtgtatgccacccaactcagtgattctgggtggctcacaataatgaaagaaattataataaaatcaataaataaaatatggcagCAAAATGAAGGTGAGGGTCTCTAAAGCAATGATAATAGCCAGTAGGTGACTCCAGCAAATGTTTAAATGGCCCATTATTGTCTCCTTAGTTCTTCCAAGTCTGATACTATCATATATATTGCCGTGCAAATCTCATCACAAGAATTATAGTACAGAAAACATGCCTACAGGACATTAAGATAGGCAAATTGACTTTGCAAGAtaatgaacagagttggaaggggctttgGGGTCTTCCAGCCTAACCCTCCGCTCAAGCAGAAACCCTATACTATTACAAATAAGTATCTGTCCACTCTTAAAAACCTACTGTGATGGAGCATCCATGAATTCTAaaggcaagctctttcactggataattgtcctcactgttaggaagtttctctttaatttcaagttgctttttcccttgattagtttccctccATTCTTTCCTGTCTTGCCTTtttatgctttggaaaataggttaacaccctcttctttgtactagcccctcaaatattggaacaatacTAGCGGTATGTCACTACTagtccttttcactagactagcaaTTCCTATTATTGttgttcatatattttagccttcagCCTTCTAATaatctttattgctcttttccacactcaacatcttttttataatacagtaatacctcgtcttacgaacctaattggttccgaaaGTAGATCCATAAGGCGAAACGTTcgcaagacgaaacattgtttccgataggaaacaatgtaaaagcgattaatccgtgcaaaaaaaatatatcccaaaatggtgctccgctgggcgccgccacctggctgtcaccttttaaaacagccagggggcttctcggcgttctcccgaacccgaacttttctaTTGGTcagacgtctttgtgacgtcaaagctccgcccatggaattccttattgggattccccacctcctttctagcctccagatcggccgaaaacaccactgccgatcgcaaaaacggcgctctactgagcgccgccacccggctgtaaccttctgaaacagccaggcgcttctcggcggcctcccgaacccaaacccgaacttccgggttcaacgttcgggagaacgccgagaagccccccggctgtttcagaaggtgacagccgggcggcggcgcttctcagcggcctcccgaacctgaacccaaaaactttgggttcgggtttgggagaatgccgagaagccccccggctgttttaaaaggtgacagacgggtggcggcggccagcggagtgccattttgcgatctgcggtgggttcgtaagccgaaaaaagttcgtaagaagaggcaaaaaatttccgaaccccgggttcgtatcatgaggggttcgtatcatgaggtaccactgtatattgaataaaactggatgcagtattctaaatgtggtcatACTAAGTCTTTATAACATGGTATTAATAATTCACGTTTacctgatcttgattctatccctccattaatgcagcttaggattgtttggggtgggtgggggttgcgCTGCTGCCACATATTGGTGGTTCATATTTAAACGATTGTGTACTAGGACTCCACGTTCCCTCTCATATATACTGCTATCAAGTCAAGTTTCAGCTAATCTGTACCTTTACATTTGGGGTTTATTGACTGTGTAAACAGTTTTTGACTGTGTaaacagaactgcagaagaaaaaaatgactgCCAACCTTCCTCCCATTgatgacctgtatactgcacaaataaAAAAGAggcccgtgaaaatatttactgacctctctcatcctgtacataaattgtttcaactcccaccctcagaATGACACTATATAGAGTACtttacaccaagacaactagacacaagaatagtttttttcctgaatgccatcatgctgctaaacaaataattccctcaccattgtcaaactattcattaaggctgcattgctattagTATTAGtcctctcattgttcctatcacccttctctcctcccacttatgactgtacgaatgtaacttgttgcttatatccttacaatttatattaatattgattgttttctgattgcttatatgCATCCTATGGcagtcattaaatgttgtacctcataattcttgacaaatgtgtcttttcttttatgtaacctgacagtactgtatatgcaccaaagacaaattccttgggtgtccaatcccacttggccaataaagaactattctgttctgttctattctattctagttttgtctacattaatttcattttgttagggcCCAATGGTCAAGTCTGTAGAGACCCATCTGGACCTTGAGCCTATATTCTGGGGCATTGGGTATTCTtgccagtttagtgtcatctgcaaatatgAATTGTTCCCCTTCTATTACCTCATATAAAttgtttatgaagatgttgaaaaatTCTGTGGTACCCACTGCTTATTTTCCTCCAATTAGATGTAGTTCCCTTaaggcagggatccccaaacttggcaactttaagttttgcggacttcaactcccagaattctccaggcagctatgctgactggagaattctgggagttgaagtccacaagacttaaagttgccaagtttgaagacctctgccttaaggACTACACATGGAATgcagtttgtcagccagttatgaatctGTCTGGTGTTGTTGTCTAGGTTACATTTTTCTAGCGTCTCAAGaagtggtctactttgtcaaatgccttactgaaatccaaataTACTATGTCCAAAGAAGTCTAGGCATTTTTGATTTATCAGTCTTTAGCTTTATTCACTTGTACTTCATGAAACTGAAGCTAACCCACCAATGTACAATAGACATCATACCAGCCAGCAGTGTGTAAATGAAAATATACTGGCTAGAGCCAAATTTTGTTTCCGATCATCAGGCGTGTCAAAATATATTGAAgtcaaaatacagtagtacctcgtgatacgaacccctcgtcatacaaacttcaagatacgaacccggggttcagaaatttttttgccacttcttacgaactttttttcacCTTACACACCCGTTGCACTGAACGTCGAACCCAGAAGCTCGGCAGAAGTTCGGgttcccgaatgccaaacccggaagttcggcaaaagttcaggttcccgaatgccaaacccggaagttcggcaaaaggtcgggttcggcgttcaggtttgggaggatGACGAGAAGCatcaccgcccggctgtcaccttcgcagaagagctgtggagctgttggctggtcaggaggctcaaatgaagatggggaatcccaatagcgaattccaggggtggagctttgacgtcacggagacgtccttcctggccagctgaaatgtggactccaggaaggacgtctccatgacatcaaagttccgcccatggaattccctattgggattcctcacctccatttgagcctatAAATTTGATCCTAAAAATAAGTTATTTCAGTTTTTATGTTACTGCTAGAAATTAACTTTACAGAATGCCAACTTTgcagattttaattttattaggaataatttaaaaagtgtTTATGCAACCTTTTACTAAGTAAACTacatattattaattaaattggtGTCCAATTTAATCTTAGATTCCGTTTATCAAATTTTTATCCTATCAGTGTCAGatgctaattttaaaaaagaaatgatcATGTTCTATTTTGAGTTTCTATAATTTTGTCTAGTATAATGTTTAAGGTGAATGTCCTTGAAATTTAAATCAAGATATTTTCCCCTTTTGCCTTTAAAAGCTGATTTAAAGTTAAAGTTTAAAGGAAGCCAACTGAACATTTCAGCATTTACTTGAACTTATTATATATTAAAGGATTGCTTTCTTTATTAAACAATTTAATATGGTCAATTCTTCATTTTAAATATGAGATAACAGGAACAGATCTACTCagttatgtttttaaattaatcaaATAGGCTTGGCTGATGTTAGGTAGAAAAAGGAAAATCTATCATATTTTATTCTCTCGCAAATAGTTGTTGCAGATGAATGATGAAAGTTCATACATTATGACTCAGTTTACCGAATTTGCTCAGGCacaagtttctttttaaattggttAAGTGACATTTTAGAGGAACTTTGAAAAGGTATCAATTTCCTATTTCCAAATTTAATGACAAATGCATGTTTTTAcagtgctttttttttaaataaaaagtttttttatttatattgcaatttaaaacaaacagaaaaaaacaaaaagacatAGAAATGACATATTCCAGTTTACACATTTTCATCATTATTTCTCTTCCTAAGCACAAGTCTTTAtctctatataaatatatctcCCTTTTATGTACAGTACTAAATCAATTTTCCTTCTTTACTAATATGAAAATCTATACATCTCCAATTTATCGCTAAATCATAATCCCAACATTCCCCTTAGATTCCCACCCCTGTGCTTTCTTTTTTATTGGACTTTGGTTTCAAATTTGTAGAATAGGCTGCTTTGAGAGCCCAAAAGGTGGTCAAGAATTTCATATAATGAAATATTACTGCTCTGCTCTCGGGCCTCCAATAAATTCCAATTCTTGGAAAATCACTTCTT
This genomic interval carries:
- the FAM174A gene encoding membrane protein FAM174A, coding for MRRLWPPLSLLLALLWAAALCRGGATPPPHPTAKAPLPHPPLPAGRVGSGNAPSGTPSGSGSSIVQEARGGVNGNGSMAAAPPHSEVNQPMTQRALSVLVLASAALIVYFVIRTVRLRRRNRKTRKYGVLDTNIENTELTPLEQDDDDDDNTLFDANHPRR